The following coding sequences are from one Melospiza melodia melodia isolate bMelMel2 chromosome 2, bMelMel2.pri, whole genome shotgun sequence window:
- the LOC134431878 gene encoding oligodendrocyte transcription factor 2: protein MDSDASLVSSRPSSPEPDDLFLTARNKGSGGGFTGGTVSSSTQSDSPPELSAELRSAMSAAGVVVVDKLGFKSSSSSSSSSSSSSSKKDKKQMTEPELQQLRLKINSRERKRMHDLNIAMDGLREVMPYAHGPSVRKLSKIATLLLARNYILMLTNSLEEMKRLVSEIYGGHHAGFHPAACPGGMGAHSAPLPGHPGHPASHPVHHPILPPAAVSSASLPGSGLSAVSSIRPPHGLLKSPSAAAAAPLGSGFQHWGGMPCPCSMCQVSAPPHHHVSGMGTASLPRLATDTK from the coding sequence ATGGACTCGGACGCCAGCCTGGTTTCCAGCCGCCCGTCCTCCCCGGAGCCCGATGACCTCTTCCTCACGGCCCGGAATAAAGGCAGCGGCGGGGGCTTCACGGGCGGCACCGTGTCCAGCTCCACGCAGAGCGACTCGCCGCCGGAGCTGAGCGCCGAGCTGCGCAGCGCCATGAGCGCCgcgggggtggtggtggtggacaAGCTGGGCTTCAAGTCCTCCTCGTCGTCCTCGTCgtcgtcgtcctcctcctcctccaagaaGGACAAGAAGCAGATGACGGAgccggagctgcagcagctgcggctGAAGATCAACAGCCGGGAGCGCAAGCGGATGCACGACCTGAACATCGCCATGGACGGGCTGCGGGAGGTGATGCCCTACGCGCACGGCCCGTCGGTGCGCAAGCTCTCCAAGATCGCCACGCTGCTCCTGGCGCGCAACTACATCCTCATGCTCACCAACTCCCTGGAGGAGATGAAGCGCCTGGTCAGCGAGATCTACGGCGGCCACCACGCCGGCTTCCACCCCGCCGCCTGCCCCGGCGGCATGGGCGCGCACTCGGCGCCGCTGCCCGGCCACCCGGGCCACCCGGCCTCGCACCCCGTGCACCACCCCATCCTGCCCCCCGCCGCCGTGTCCAGCGCCTCCCTGCCCGGCTCCGGCCTCTCGGCCGTCAGCTCCATCCGGCCCCCGCACGGCCTCCTCAAGTCGccctcggccgccgccgccgccccgctggGCAGCGGCTTCCAGCACTGGGGCGGGATGCCGTGCCCCTGCAGCATGTGCCAGGTGTCGGCCCCGCCGCACCACCACGTCTCCGGCATGGGCACGGCCAGCCTGCCCAGACTGGCCACCGACACCAAATGA